The Nakaseomyces glabratus chromosome H, complete sequence genome segment CGTTGCAGCTACACGATAGCTGGATGGGTTTCGCGGTCACGTTTCGGTCACAAGGAAGTTCTAGCCCAAGTACCGCACCAATTGCTGTGGGAAGTGTATCGCTATGTGGTGAACATGGGCAATGATACCTTGGAGCTGTATTTATTGTTCTTACAATTGGAGGCTCGAGATATGCCACAGCACTTCTCACAAAAGCTCTCGATCCGCGATGTCAGCGTAGTTGAATTGAGTCATCTACTTGGCGGATCCGCAACGAAGCTACCACTTGATCTACAAGTGCATGCATGTAGAGACGTCGATGATATGCGTCAATTAGTTGATCTACAGTGTCTTCATGGGTTATCCGTGATGTGCCCCGTAGGTGACCTTATACTTTCATACTGGATCACGCGGctgaagaacttgaaggGCAAATGGACTCAATTGAAATGGCTCGTTGTGCCGACCAGTGTCAGTGCCATGCACGTCTACAAGCTACTGGAAGCGATCCCTAGCTTGGAGACTATAGCGTGTGGGTTAGATGCCGACCACGTAAGACAGGTGCCTCAATTACGTAAACGGCTGCATCTGACTGATCCGCTCATCAAGACAGAGTCACAGATCCAAATTGCACTATTAACAGAAAGATTTACTACTTCTAGACCAAGCTACAAGGCTACTGTTAACCCAGTTACTATTTCCGATACACATTCTGTGTACCAGGTTACTCCAATCGATACGGTGAGCACCAGCAACATGCGTAAGAGACCTAGATTAAACACCAAGAGGATATCCGCGAGCCAATATTTTGGGatatagtttctttttgaacTGATGAGAACAGGAGAAGGGACCACCTGTCGGAAAGAGTGAATAGACATACATTTGCCGGAAAGAGTACTAAGAGAAAGACCTGTGGAAAGAGTTAGGAAGAGAAAGTGGATGAAACTTAGAGATACAGAAAGCCACAGAATGAAATCAGGAACAAGATATGCAAGTGATCAAAGGAAGTTCTACCGATAAGATCCGATTCCAGTCTTCTTTTgcttgtatttttttttttaactcTGTTTGATAGGACAAACAAAAACGCATAGAAACCGGAAACTAATGCAAGTGATGTTCCTTCTTTCCCCTGAGGACATTCGATTTAGTTGTTGATCACTTCAGAAATGTCTCTCCAGATGTGTCATAGTATGGCTAACCATGTTTTTGATAGTAAACGTTGAAATGTCATAATAAACCTTTGAAAGACGAAAAATTCGTCGAAAATTTTTCCCTTTGCGATGAGTGTGGACTTTTGTCTCCACGATGAGTACAGAAAGTTGGtgaaatttgatgaagGGCTATTGATAATTAAACGAATTGCGTTTGGGAATGTGCCTTTAAAAATAGAACTGTAAATTGAGTAAATTGTTGTCTTGACAAAGTGAATATTTAAAGTTGAGTGTTTCTAATATCCCGAGATTTCCTGGCTGCCgagaggatgaagaagtggACTGGCAGTGCTAGCATGAAGTTAGAGTACTCGAGGCCATTGCCTACTTGGGAGGATGTGCTTAGGTATGAAAAGACGTCTGCAAGTGCAGTGTTCGATAATGACGAGGATTTGAACGGGTATCCTAGGTGGTGTCTGCATAGTTCAGTGAAAAGGCTTTGTGATGTACTAGGGAACAAGTATTCGAAGGAGAACGAGAAGTGTTTGTGCTTTCCATCGTATGGCGTAGCGAAAAGATGTAGAGAATatatcaagaagaaagaaggcCTTAACACCAAAGTGCGTATTTTGCAATTGGCAACTTCGAAGCCTTTAAATAGCGAAGAAATGAAGAGCAAATGCGAATTTAAGATAGCAGTTGTTTTTGTAACCAAGAATCTTTTCCACCATGTGCGACAATACTGGAAACTTACTGGTGAAATTGTATCGCCCAGGCTCGCAGATTATATCCTGAATGAGCTTTTCATAGCTGAGAGGTCATCTTTTGCCACCATATCCAACGGTAAGAACAAAGATCAACAAATGCAAAATAAGAAGTCGCAGATTAATTTCACTCTTGCAAACAGAGCTCTTGCATGTGTGCGCAAGAGGTTAGTAACAAATGTTATAGATGCGAATGATGAGCTGGGAGAAGACAACTACCATTTCcaaaatgatgatgatgatgacatGGAGCCAACATTTTTGGACACGGTACGATCTAATGACAATGTAAATGTGAATAACCATACCAGAATAGATGATCAATTACTGAGGAATGGGTTTGAATTTTCTGATAGCGAAGATGAAGACACAATAAACCATAATAATCCATTTGGTGATTCTACAGATAGTGAAGAAGACGATGCATTCGTATCCTTGGTCCCACCGGAGCCTATCGCAATCGATATATCTGATACACCAATCGATTCTCCTTTGCCTGACAGTTCCAACAATGCTTCAGCTACATTTATAGACCCATCAGCAGCGACTATAGCCAATGATAATATTCCTAACGACATTGATCCTGAAGATGAAGTCTTTATATTCCCTTCAGGTATCGCTTCTATATTTACAGCTCAAAGAGTATTACAAGAATACGACTTACTCAGAGTGAACAGAATAAGATACCAGACTGAGAGCAGTAATGGTACAGGCACTCAGAAGAGAATAGTTTTACTAGGTGATATCTGTCCTGATATAGTAAAGATGTTCCAAGAGTTTAACGATGTAATTATAATAAACAACCAAAAGGGTGCTTTTTCAACTTTAAATGACTTGGAAGTTTTACTAAATTCTGGTGAACAGATTCTTGGTGTTTTCTTAGCCATTCCAACAAACCCTTGTCTGGAGCTTACCAATTTACAAAGGCTGAAGGAGTTGTCTGACCTTTTCGTGTTTCCTATCATATTTGACATTTCGATGGGATCTGGAGTTCTAAACTACAACATCTTGAAATATGGTGATATAATTTGCATGTCATTACTTACCAGGTTTACAAATATAGAAGTAATGGCTGGCGCCATGATAGTCAGTAAGAAGCGGTCGCCAAAGTTCCATGAATTTTTCCTTTCACGCATGAATGAAGAGCTATTGGAATCACAACTACAGAATACTTCACAGCAGACATACTCACAGAACCAGTTCATCTCACCAGGTGCAACTTTCTGGGTCGAGGACGCTGTCCTATTAGATAGAGGCTCCTGTAAGTGGCATGACCGTAACATCAAGATAAACTATACTGCGGAGTATCTAGTAAAGAGAGTTCTGAGACAACACGAAGGCAAGGTTTTTAAGCGCGTGCTTTATCTCAACGATGAGGCTTGGCAAGAGAACAACTACTACAACATGGTCAAATATTCTCGTGAGGACTGTGGATACGGTGGTATAATTGCCATTGAGTTTGAGAAAGAGAATCAATTGGCAAAATTCTA includes the following:
- a CDS encoding putative cystathionine gamma-synthase (CAGL0H04169g~Ortholog(s) have cytoplasm, nucleus localization), with the protein product MKKWTGSASMKLEYSRPLPTWEDVLRYEKTSASAVFDNDEDLNGYPRWCLHSSVKRLCDVLGNKYSKENEKCLCFPSYGVAKRCREYIKKKEGLNTKVRILQLATSKPLNSEEMKSKCEFKIAVVFVTKNLFHHVRQYWKLTGEIVSPRLADYILNELFIAERSSFATISNGKNKDQQMQNKKSQINFTLANRALACVRKRLVTNVIDANDELGEDNYHFQNDDDDDMEPTFLDTVRSNDNVNVNNHTRIDDQLLRNGFEFSDSEDEDTINHNNPFGDSTDSEEDDAFVSLVPPEPIAIDISDTPIDSPLPDSSNNASATFIDPSAATIANDNIPNDIDPEDEVFIFPSGIASIFTAQRVLQEYDLLRVNRIRYQTESSNGTGTQKRIVLLGDICPDIVKMFQEFNDVIIINNQKGAFSTLNDLEVLLNSGEQILGVFLAIPTNPCLELTNLQRLKELSDLFVFPIIFDISMGSGVLNYNILKYGDIICMSLLTRFTNIEVMAGAMIVSKKRSPKFHEFFLSRMNEELLESQLQNTSQQTYSQNQFISPGATFWVEDAVLLDRGSCKWHDRNIKINYTAEYLVKRVLRQHEGKVFKRVLYLNDEAWQENNYYNMVKYSREDCGYGGIIAIEFEKENQLAKFYDSIEHIYKGTPVLGGNDITTVAAFREHNGRHLLRVCVGLENIKILTKVFQSALSKI
- a CDS encoding uncharacterized protein (CAGL0H04147g~Protein of unknown function), which translates into the protein MNETLTGRCSYTIAGWVSRSRFGHKEVLAQVPHQLLWEVYRYVVNMGNDTLELYLLFLQLEARDMPQHFSQKLSIRDVSVVELSHLLGGSATKLPLDLQVHACRDVDDMRQLVDLQCLHGLSVMCPVGDLILSYWITRLKNLKGKWTQLKWLVVPTSVSAMHVYKLLEAIPSLETIACGLDADHVRQVPQLRKRLHLTDPLIKTESQIQIALLTERFTTSRPSYKATVNPVTISDTHSVYQVTPIDTVSTSNMRKRPRLNTKRISASQYFGI